TATGCTGTGCATTTTTTTGATCTAGGTTCTTTTCTGAATCGTTTGCTGAGTTATTATCTGTCATTTTATCTATCACTTTGCGTTTGTTTTATCGTTAAAATAAGCACTTAAGTAATTACTATTAATTAATGTTTCTTGTTTTAACCATAATAAATAAGAAAAATATACTGCCTAAAGCAGAGGTTATTATACCAATGGGAATTTCAGCGTTCGCTAATGCGGATCGGGCAATAATATCTACCCAAATTAAGAAAATCCCGCCAATTAAGGCACTACCAATGATAAGTTTTAATGTAGTGACTCCAAATACTTGACGCACAATATGTGGGATCATCAAACCAACAAATCCTATGCCGCCACAATAAGCGACAATGGTAGCTGTTAATGCGGCACAAAGAGCGAGCATGAGTAATCTTAGTTTATCTACATTAATACCTAAGCTTGCTGCACTTTCATCACCAAGTAAGAGCGCATCAATTTGACGATGTAAGGCGGTAATTATGACAATAGTGATGAGCAATACGGTGGCAATAACATAAAAATTAGCCATTTCAACACGCGCTAAACTACCCATAAGCCAAAAAATAACGCGATTAGTAGCATAGGGCTCACCAAAGAAAAGAATAAATTGCGTCACGGCAGCAAGCATGAATGAAACAGCGATACCGGTAAGTAATAATTGTTCCATTCGCTGTAATACTTTGGCAATAATAAGCACAATAATTATCGCTAATAAAGCACCCAAAAAGGCAGCAAGGGGAAGAGCAATAGCGAGTTGTTGGTCTAAACCAATGCTACTTAACGAAATATTAGCAATGGTTACGCCTAAGCCCGCGCCAGATACTATGCCAAATAAATAAGGATCTGCTAACGGGTTACGGGTCGTATTTTGTAAAATTGCACCAGCAATGGCTAATCCCATACCTGCCACTAAGCCCACCAATACTCTAGGTACTCTAACTTGCCAAATCACCATTTGGCTTATCTTGTCAGGACAGTTGCCGGCGATGCATTGAAAAATTTGGGTAGGACTTATATCAGCTG
The sequence above is a segment of the Colwellia sp. 20A7 genome. Coding sequences within it:
- a CDS encoding FecCD family ABC transporter permease yields the protein MSRSYFIVITLIILTLLSAIAGLSYGPADISPTQIFQCIAGNCPDKISQMVIWQVRVPRVLVGLVAGMGLAIAGAILQNTTRNPLADPYLFGIVSGAGLGVTIANISLSSIGLDQQLAIALPLAAFLGALLAIIIVLIIAKVLQRMEQLLLTGIAVSFMLAAVTQFILFFGEPYATNRVIFWLMGSLARVEMANFYVIATVLLITIVIITALHRQIDALLLGDESAASLGINVDKLRLLMLALCAALTATIVAYCGGIGFVGLMIPHIVRQVFGVTTLKLIIGSALIGGIFLIWVDIIARSALANAEIPIGIITSALGSIFFLFIMVKTRNIN